Below is a window of Cytophagaceae bacterium DNA.
GGGATTTTCGAACACAATTTTTGCGGAGTCACCCTGAACCGTTCCGTCAGCCACTTTCTTATCTTTACCTCCACATTGACATAGAAATACGGTTACACCACTTAGGACCAAAATGACCAATAATCGGATTTTTCTATAATTTGACATATTATAAAATTATTTCAATCGGAAATATTTAAGATTTGGATTTAATCTGGCTCATCAAATTTTCTACATCTTCAAGCAGTCTTTCGGCTTTTTGGCGAGCCTCATTTACAACTTTTCTGCCTTCTGCTTTAGCCTCACTGTCTCCGCCTGCCATTTCGAGTGACATTTCCTCACCTCTTTCAATCAAATCGGCAATAAATCCCTGTAGCTGGTCTTTATATTTGGAAAGGATTGTACCCAATTTATCACGGGTAACTTCTCCCTTATCAGGGGCATACAATATACCGATGGCTGTACCAGCAGCAAGTCCTGCTAAAAAAGCAATAAATGATTTTGATGAACTACTCATTATCGTTTAAAAATTTTTCTAAAATTATTCTAAATTTAAGCTTCAGACAAATTTTCGACACTATTTGTTATCGATCATTCCTCTTCCCGATTTTTTCAGGATTTTTTTGGCTTGAAGATCTTTTACCACTGAGTCTAATATTCCATTTACAAAATTACCGCTCTTGGCAGAACTATAGCTTTTTGATATGTCAATAATCTCATTGATAGTTACTTTAACTGGCACACTAGGGAAGTTAATGAGCTCACTCACAGCCATTTTAAGCAATATCCTGTCGGTCTCGATGATGCGGTCAATTTCCCAATTCTTAAGAAATGGCACCAAATGAGCCTGCAATTCGTCGTCCTGATCTACAGTGGTTTTGAAAAGAGTTTTCAAAAAGTCTTTGGTATCATCCCATAGCTCATCCAACTTTTCAATTTCAACATTACCTGTATCTGGAAATCCCTGAATAGAATGAAACAACATGGTTCTGAGGATTTCGGTATCCTCCACCCAGTAAATGTGCATTTTTTCAAAAAACTCAGCACATTCTTCTTTTTTCAGGAATATATTTTTGATGATATATTTAAGTACTGCTGTATCTTCTTCAGAAGAGTGATTTACTTTTCCGGAGTATTCCAGAATATGCGGATTGTTTTTTAATGTTTCATTATAAATCCTGGAAACAAAAGCTCTTTCGTTTTCCCAATTAATACTGCGTTTAAGCATCTGATGCTCAAGTTCTTTCGAAGCTTTTAGAGCAGCTAGCACTTTATTTTTTGACATTGCCGAACCTCCTTCAAACCTGGGAGCTATTTCGAGAAGTAACGCCAATAAATAAATATATAAATCGTACACTTTTTCGGCATCCAGGACAATCTGTAAGCTAAAGAACTCAATATCTTTTTTGTTTTTGAGTCTATACATTTCCCGGGCATTGGCTAATGCCAGCTTCACTGTCGAAGGTAAACCTGAGTCTTCGGTAAATATTTTAGATTTGATTTCGTCCTGAAATATGGACTGCGTGAGTTTTTGAAGTCCCTGTAGCTTGTTTCTGTCTTGCTTCTCCATAGAATTAAGATCTGGAGCAAAAGATTCAGCTATAAAGTCGTTGGCTAATAAAAAATTGGCGGCTTTGGCTTTTTCAAAGGCATACAGTGCCTGCATTACCCTAATTCTAACAAGACGTCTGTTCAGCATAAAGATTCAAAGAACTGTTTTTTTTCGGCTGCAAAGATAGTAAAAATGCTTAATTTTGAGGACAAATTGATGCATTTTTCGAAAAAAAATCAATCAGAATATGCATTCAAACAAAATTTATCTGTTTTTTTAGGCTTAGTTTTAACAAGCCCTTTAAAAATTCTTTTTATTCTATTATTTAAAAATTACCCTGAAAACAATGCCAAAAAAGCTAATTCTAAGTGCTTTGAGACAGACTTTTATCTTTTTTTTATTTTTTACAAACGTTCATTTTAGTTTCGGTCAGAAAAAAATTTCCAAAACTGATCTGATTTCTGATTTAGAATTTGCTAAAAAATCTCTGGAAAAATACCATCTCGGTATGTACTATTATGAATCAAAAGAAGATTATGAAAAACGATTTTCAAATATTAAAAGTGAATTGCCCGAATCACTAAATCTGCAGGTGGCATATTATGCAACAGCTAAGTTGGTTGCCGGACTAAAAGACTTACATACAGGAGTTTATTTCCCAAAAAAAGCACAAAAAAACTTCAAAAAAGCCTTACCGTTGGTATTAAGAAAATATGGTGACCATTTCTATATCCATTATAATCTTTCAGAAGACAGCACAATAATCAGAACTACCGAATTGCTTGATATTGAGGATTTTCCTGTTGCGGAACTTTACGAAAAATTCAGGGAATATTATGGTACTGACAACGGCAATACTCAAAGCAAAAAATACTATGCTGAAAGAGCATTTCCCAGATATTTAAATTATTTTCTGGGTAAAAAAGACAGTGTTAACATTCGTTACCGGGTTGCACCTGACTCAATAATTCAAAGTAAAAAATTGGCTTTGGAAACTTCAAAAAACACTAATAAAATACTTAAAAAACGATATAAAAATGCAACAAGGGCCAATTTTGGTTTCAAAATCATTGACTCCACAAATCATGTGGCAGTTTTGGATATTATAAGTTTTATGCACAAAAACGGCAAGCTGGATGTTTTTCAGAGAAAATTTAAAAAAGATCTTACCGAAAAAATAAAAATTGCCAACAAAGCCGGAATTGAAAATCTGGTGATTGATTTAAGAGCCAATGGCGGCGGACTTATTGCCAACGTAAAAAGACTTACCCGTCAGTTTGCAAAAGAACCATTCTATATGACAGACTCTGTAATTGTCAAAAAGGCTGCTTTTAAGAAAATATTCCCGGTTTATTCCCTATCAAGACCAATTGCCCGCCTTTATTTTAAACCATTCGGTGAGGATAAATTAATTAGGCTCAAAAAACCTAAAAACTTAATTCAACCTGCCAAAAAGAACCATTTCGATGGGAAATTATATGTATTGATGGACGGCGGATCATATTCAGCCACGACCTTTACTATTGGCTTGTGGAAAGACATGCAATTGGCAACATTTGTTGGAACCCGGCCGGGAGGAGCCAACTGGGGAAGCTTTGCAGGTCAATGGAAAGTTGTAAAACTTCCCAAATCGGGCATCAGGGTGCGAATACCGGCATATAAAATTGTCCATTCACAGGTAAATCAGACCAACAAAACATTTTTTGTAGAGCCTGATTATTATGTGGAGCAAAGTTTTGAGGATTTTAAAATAAGAAAAGATACTCAACTGGATTTTGTTCTTGATCTCATCAAAAATAAATGAGTCAGCTCATTATATTTAGTAAAGCAATGATGCTATTTTTGTAATTAATTCTTAAAAAAAAAGAGTATCCCGGACATTGATTAGAGAAATTAAAAACCTGATAATAAAAGATTTAATTCTTGAATGGCGACAAAAATATGCATTCAATGGCATGATTTTGTACGTAGTATCAACGGTTTTTATGGCTTATATGAGTTTCAAACTCAAAACCAATTCTATCGAACCTATCACATGGAATACACTTTTCTGGATTATTCTGTTGTTCTCCGCAGTTAATTCTATTACCAAGAGTTTTATCCAGGAAAAAGCCGGCCGCCAATTGTATTATTATCAGATTGCCCGCCCAAGTGCAATAATCATGGCCAAAATCGCCTATAATTTCATCCTTATGTTGTTTTTGGGCATCGTTGGCTTTGCAATTTATCTGGCTTTTATGGGTAATCAGGTTCAAGACATGCCAATGTATCTGCTGGCATTGGGGCTTGGTGCTTTGGGTTTTAGTTCTTCTTTGACTTTGATTTCGGGAATTGCCTCCAAGAGCGACAATACGGCTGGTTTGATGGCAGTCCTTAGTTTTCCGATAATTTTGCCGATGCTTACCATGCTCATTAAACTTTCCAAAAATGCCATGGATGGTATAAATGCAGCAAGTAGTAAAGACGAAATTCTGGTGATTGCCGGAATTGATTTGATTGTAATTGCGTTAAGTTATATGTTATTTCCATATTTATGGAAAAGTTAAATTGCAGGAAATTTTTCCTGTTTGTTTTTTAAAGAAAATAACAATTAGTATTTATTCAAATGAATAAAATTTGGTGGAAATTTTTGGCTTCAGGGCTACTTTTATATACCGTTTGGTTTGGATTTTCGGGTGAAGTGCCTCGTCAGCCCATCCTCAATGAAACCATTAGGAACGTATATTTCCACGTACCAATGTGGTTTGGGATGATGGCCCTGATGATTTCATCTTTGGTATTTTCAATTAAATATCTTCAAAAAGGTAATATTGAAGATGATATCAATGCGGTAGAATTTGCCAATGTAGCCATTGTATTCGGAATCCTTGGTTTTTTAACCGGCTCACTCTGGGGCAATTACACCTGGGGTTCTCCGCTTCCCAAAGACCCGAAAATCATTGCGGTTGAGGTAGGTTTACTCATTTACTCGGCATATTTTGTTTTAAGAGGTTCTTTTGAAGACGAACAAAAAAAAGCCAGATTATCAGCTGTTTACAACATTTTTGCCTTTGCTTCATTCATGCCTCTGGTTTGGATTTTACCCAGGCTCACCGATTCACTACATCCCGGAAATGGTGGCAACCCGGCCTTTGGAAAATACGACATGGACAACTCCATGAGAATGGTGTTTTATCCTGCCGTGATGGCCTGGATATTAATTGGAGTCTGGATCAGTACTTTGAGAATCAGAATCAGAATTTTGAACAACAAAATCAATAGTATTTAACTTATATACCTATAATTCAGTAATTTATAATAAAAAATGAAGTTAATTTCGATACTTATATTTGCCGCATTGCAACGGATAGAAATGGCGGATTCTTTAAGAGCAAATGGAAAAATCTATGTAGTAGCCGGCGTATTTTCGATTATCGCTTTAGGAATTATTGGCTATCTTTTTTCTTTAGATAGAAAAATAAAAAAACTTGAAGAGGAGATAAAGGATAAATAAAAGACAAATGTTTGTTTTTTAGAATATTACAAAGAATAAAAACATTTCAACAAATGAAAAAATCATATATTTTGGGATTGGTAGTTATTGCGATTGCGGTTGCAATGATCATCTCGACCATCGGCGATGCCAGTACTTATGTTAGCTTTGGAGAGGCAAAAGAATTGGCATCTAATGGAAATAAAAATGCTATACATGTTGTGGGAGAATTGGTAAAAGGAGCCGACGGAAAACCTGCGGGAATGATTTACGAACCCTCAGTTGACCCCAATCATTTTGAGTTTTTGATGACCGACTCTCTCAATATTCAATCCAAAGTTGTCTTCAAACAACCAAAACCACAAGACATGGATAAGTCAGAAAAAGTAGTGGTAGTGGGCCATATGGATCTTCAAAAAAATCAGTTTGAGGCAGATCAGATTTTGCTAAAATGCCCTTCAAAATACAACAACACCGAGTTGGTAGCCGAAGAAACCAAATGATAGAGTCGGTCACAACTAAAAATACAATCTATGCGGGCGACCTAATCAATAGTTGTCTTCAACTAAATCTGCCCTTTGCCCTTTACAGACTTCCCGGGCAAAGTGTTTTTCAATTGATCATTTCTGAAAATAAACTTGAAAATCGAAAAAAAATTGATTTTGAGGAATGTAAACCCGGTTTTGTAATTGCACCTTTCGACAACGAAATACCCTACTTTTATGAGGCTGACCATATTTTAACATTTGAGAATAATGAAATTCCGAAAGACCTCATACCTGATTTTCTAAAAACTATAAATAAAAATTATGATCCAAAAGAGGCAGGGTTTAGTTTTGTACCTGCCAATGAAGACTCAAATGAATCACGTGAGTATTCCAAAAAAATAGAAGCGGTAATCCAGAGAATCACGGGCGGGGAATCACAAAAAGTGGTTATTTCGAGAAAAAAACATCTCGGAACACTCCAAGAAAAAAACTATTTCAAAGCGTTTACAACGTTATCAAATAGCTATCCATCTGCTTTTGTATCAGTATGTAATGTACCCTGGAAAAACCAGATTTGGATAGGTGCTAGTCCTGAAATATTGGTTACGCAAAATGAAAAAGGCATTTTCAAAACTGTGGCTCTTGCCGGCACACAATCGGCCCTTAACAATGTCGGTGAGGAGATAAAGACCATCGATGCATTGTGGTCACACAAAGAAATAGAAGAGCAGGCATTGGTGAGCCGGTATATTATAAATTGCCTTAAAAAAATCAGAGTGAGGGAGTACCAGGAGTATGGTCCGAAAACCGTAAAAGCCGGAAATCTTTTACACTTATGCTCTACTTATTCCATTGACTCGAAAGAAATTAATTTCAGCAATCTGAGCTCAGTAATGCTTGATTTATTACACCCAACTTCGGCGGTTTGTGGTATCGCTAAAGAACCTTCGCTACAAATCATCAAAGAAATCGAAAACTATGACAGGGAGTTTTACAGTGGATATCTGGGGCCTGTAAACATTCAAAACGAGAGCCATGTTTTTGTAAATCTACGCTCAATGAAGATCGAAAACGACGAAATTTTTGCTTTTGCCGGGGGCGGAATTACCGAAGATTCAGTGCCAGAAAAAGAATGGAATGAAACTGAAATCAAGC
It encodes the following:
- a CDS encoding CcmD family protein, encoding MKLISILIFAALQRIEMADSLRANGKIYVVAGVFSIIALGIIGYLFSLDRKIKKLEEEIKDK
- a CDS encoding cytochrome c maturation protein CcmE → MKKSYILGLVVIAIAVAMIISTIGDASTYVSFGEAKELASNGNKNAIHVVGELVKGADGKPAGMIYEPSVDPNHFEFLMTDSLNIQSKVVFKQPKPQDMDKSEKVVVVGHMDLQKNQFEADQILLKCPSKYNNTELVAEETK
- a CDS encoding heme exporter protein CcmB: MREIKNLIIKDLILEWRQKYAFNGMILYVVSTVFMAYMSFKLKTNSIEPITWNTLFWIILLFSAVNSITKSFIQEKAGRQLYYYQIARPSAIIMAKIAYNFILMLFLGIVGFAIYLAFMGNQVQDMPMYLLALGLGALGFSSSLTLISGIASKSDNTAGLMAVLSFPIILPMLTMLIKLSKNAMDGINAASSKDEILVIAGIDLIVIALSYMLFPYLWKS
- the ccsA gene encoding cytochrome c biogenesis protein CcsA translates to MNKIWWKFLASGLLLYTVWFGFSGEVPRQPILNETIRNVYFHVPMWFGMMALMISSLVFSIKYLQKGNIEDDINAVEFANVAIVFGILGFLTGSLWGNYTWGSPLPKDPKIIAVEVGLLIYSAYFVLRGSFEDEQKKARLSAVYNIFAFASFMPLVWILPRLTDSLHPGNGGNPAFGKYDMDNSMRMVFYPAVMAWILIGVWISTLRIRIRILNNKINSI
- a CDS encoding chorismate-binding protein; protein product: MIESVTTKNTIYAGDLINSCLQLNLPFALYRLPGQSVFQLIISENKLENRKKIDFEECKPGFVIAPFDNEIPYFYEADHILTFENNEIPKDLIPDFLKTINKNYDPKEAGFSFVPANEDSNESREYSKKIEAVIQRITGGESQKVVISRKKHLGTLQEKNYFKAFTTLSNSYPSAFVSVCNVPWKNQIWIGASPEILVTQNEKGIFKTVALAGTQSALNNVGEEIKTIDALWSHKEIEEQALVSRYIINCLKKIRVREYQEYGPKTVKAGNLLHLCSTYSIDSKEINFSNLSSVMLDLLHPTSAVCGIAKEPSLQIIKEIENYDREFYSGYLGPVNIQNESHVFVNLRSMKIENDEIFAFAGGGITEDSVPEKEWNETEIKLKTIQKSFDF
- the nusB gene encoding transcription antitermination factor NusB produces the protein MLNRRLVRIRVMQALYAFEKAKAANFLLANDFIAESFAPDLNSMEKQDRNKLQGLQKLTQSIFQDEIKSKIFTEDSGLPSTVKLALANAREMYRLKNKKDIEFFSLQIVLDAEKVYDLYIYLLALLLEIAPRFEGGSAMSKNKVLAALKASKELEHQMLKRSINWENERAFVSRIYNETLKNNPHILEYSGKVNHSSEEDTAVLKYIIKNIFLKKEECAEFFEKMHIYWVEDTEILRTMLFHSIQGFPDTGNVEIEKLDELWDDTKDFLKTLFKTTVDQDDELQAHLVPFLKNWEIDRIIETDRILLKMAVSELINFPSVPVKVTINEIIDISKSYSSAKSGNFVNGILDSVVKDLQAKKILKKSGRGMIDNK
- a CDS encoding YtxH domain-containing protein; the protein is MSSSSKSFIAFLAGLAAGTAIGILYAPDKGEVTRDKLGTILSKYKDQLQGFIADLIERGEEMSLEMAGGDSEAKAEGRKVVNEARQKAERLLEDVENLMSQIKSKS